ATATATCCCAAAACTGCATTTATGTCTTTCGCATTGGCTACATGCCTCAACACGATGAGCGATGTATGATAATAGTTTATCACCTTACTGGCATTGTCCAATTCCTCCGAAGTGACAGAGGACGCAGCCTGTTTCTTGTTTCCTCCCGAACAAGAAACCAACAAGAGAGCACCTACAAGTGCTCCGAAAAATAAAATATTCTTCTTCATAATGGTTCGTTTATTAAGTCTTTCGTACTATAACAATAAAAATCGTTTTTTGTTATAGACAAACAATGCATATTCGAGAAGTGTAGTGGAGAAATTTAAAATGCTGCTAACGATGATTAAGGAATAAGCAACCAACGTGTATAAAAACAAAAAATGGCTACTCATCACGAGCAACCAATCTTTTGTTAACCTTAAATCTAATACTTATGAAAAAAACACAGTACAAAGGTACCATATTTCAGATAAATAGCAAATTTCAGCGCCTAAACAGACGATATTATAACAGGGTTTAATACTCCGAGAATCGCATTAACATTTCAGACTTCATCCGTTAACATTTAACATATTCATTCACATAGGTTGCTCCCCGGATAAGTAAAAGTAGAAAAAAGGCTAATCATGGAAACGACATTGTTTTTTTTCGTAACTTTGAACTATGATAATCAGTGCCAGCCGCCGGACAGATATTCCGGCATTCTATTCTCAATGGTTCTTCAACCGGATAAAAGAAGGATTTGTATTAGTGCCCAATCCTTATCATCCGAAAATGATTAGCAGGATTTCCTTATCTCCTGCTGTGGTTGATTGTTTCGTATTCTGGACCAAGAACCCGGCCCCGATGCTTAACCAGCTGGATAAATTACAGGATTATAACTATTACTTCCAATTTACACTCAACCCTTACGGAGAAAAATTGGAGAATCGTTTGCCATCTATCGATAAACGAATTGATACCTTTAAAAAGCTGGCAGACAAAATTGGCAGAGAAAAAGTGATTTGGAGATATGATCCGATACTGACGAATGAGGAATACAACGTTTCTTTCCACCAGGAAGCATTCGCCCGGATTGCCCATGAACTCAAAGACCATACCTCGAAATGTATGCTGGGATTTATAGACCATTACCCCCATATCCGAAACTCGATACAACCATTCAACATCAATCCGCTGACCAAAGAGGAAATAGAAGAAATGGCCGTCTCCTTTAAAAAGACAATAGATATTTATCCCGGTATACAGCTGGACACTTGTACCGTCAAGGTAGATTTAAGACATTTGGGTATTCCCAGCGGCTTGTGCATTGATAAAAGGCT
The Bacteroides luhongzhouii DNA segment above includes these coding regions:
- a CDS encoding DUF1848 domain-containing protein, with amino-acid sequence MIISASRRTDIPAFYSQWFFNRIKEGFVLVPNPYHPKMISRISLSPAVVDCFVFWTKNPAPMLNQLDKLQDYNYYFQFTLNPYGEKLENRLPSIDKRIDTFKKLADKIGREKVIWRYDPILTNEEYNVSFHQEAFARIAHELKDHTSKCMLGFIDHYPHIRNSIQPFNINPLTKEEIEEMAVSFKKTIDIYPGIQLDTCTVKVDLRHLGIPSGLCIDKRLIEKITGYPILAQKDKNQRNICNCIESIDIGTYESCLNGCVYCYAIKGNYNTTAYNMKKHDKNSPLLIGHLSEDDIVKEREMKSLRDNQYSLF